The following are encoded together in the Pectobacterium wasabiae CFBP 3304 genome:
- the trxC gene encoding thioredoxin TrxC, with protein sequence MNTVCGSCQTTNRLPEARIDDHAKCGRCGETLFSGDVINATEATLDKLLQDDLPIVVDFWAPWCGPCVNFAPVFENVAQERSGKIRFIKVNTEAEPALSARFRIRSIPTLMIFKQGQMVDILNGALPKAQFEEWLDESL encoded by the coding sequence ATGAATACGGTATGTGGATCTTGCCAAACAACCAATCGCCTGCCTGAAGCGCGTATTGATGACCATGCAAAATGTGGCCGTTGCGGAGAAACCTTATTCAGCGGTGACGTCATCAATGCCACAGAAGCAACGCTCGACAAGCTGTTACAGGACGATCTTCCCATCGTGGTCGATTTCTGGGCTCCCTGGTGCGGCCCCTGCGTCAACTTTGCCCCCGTGTTTGAAAACGTCGCACAGGAGCGGAGCGGAAAAATCCGCTTCATTAAGGTCAATACCGAAGCCGAACCGGCACTCAGTGCCCGTTTTCGCATCCGCAGTATTCCAACGCTAATGATCTTCAAACAGGGCCAGATGGTTGACATTCTCAACGGTGCGCTGCCGAAAGCGCAGTTTGAGGAGTGGTTGGATGAATCACTGTAG
- a CDS encoding tRNA/rRNA methyltransferase produces MSDSFNSKSGKVRVMYVRSDDEGDKENKNKRPAEKDRRGDRRDGGGSRDQREKPKHPRDVNPRYARENPSRDGDSSAKTPWGNKDRNERSGDKPRRPRGEDTGGYESPWKTVSRAPSESDTPDHGGITGKSQIDPEQLRRQRQEETRVYGENACQALFKNRSEVIVRAWFLQEVTPRFRDALRWMAANRKAYHVVEEEELIKASGTEHHGGVCFLIKKRQGMDVREYLKTAGENDCVLALEDVGNPHNLGGIMRSCAHFGVKGVLVQDAALLESGAAVRTAEGGAEHVKAINADDFLSVLAEFRNAGYTIVTTSSHKGTALSQATLPAKTVIVLGQEGDGLSDSAWQQGDVKVSIGGTGKVESLNISVATGILLSEWWRQNQA; encoded by the coding sequence ATGAGCGATTCATTCAATAGTAAAAGCGGCAAAGTCCGTGTGATGTACGTCCGTAGTGATGATGAGGGCGATAAAGAGAATAAAAACAAGCGCCCTGCTGAAAAAGATCGCCGTGGCGATCGGCGTGATGGCGGTGGCTCTCGCGATCAACGTGAAAAGCCGAAACATCCGCGTGATGTTAACCCGCGTTATGCGCGGGAAAATCCGTCCCGTGACGGCGATAGCAGTGCGAAAACGCCGTGGGGCAATAAAGATCGTAACGAACGCAGCGGCGACAAGCCTCGTCGCCCACGTGGTGAAGACACTGGTGGTTATGAATCACCGTGGAAAACCGTGTCTCGTGCACCAAGCGAAAGTGATACGCCAGACCATGGCGGTATTACGGGCAAGAGCCAGATCGATCCTGAGCAACTGCGTCGCCAGCGTCAGGAAGAAACACGGGTCTACGGTGAAAACGCCTGTCAGGCGCTGTTTAAAAACCGTTCTGAGGTGATAGTTCGGGCCTGGTTCCTGCAAGAAGTGACGCCGCGTTTCCGCGATGCACTGCGCTGGATGGCGGCGAACCGTAAGGCTTACCACGTTGTGGAAGAGGAAGAGCTGATTAAGGCTTCCGGCACTGAACACCACGGTGGCGTCTGCTTCCTGATTAAAAAGCGTCAGGGAATGGATGTACGCGAGTACCTGAAAACGGCTGGCGAGAATGATTGTGTACTGGCGCTGGAAGATGTGGGTAACCCGCACAACCTCGGCGGCATTATGCGTAGCTGTGCGCATTTCGGCGTGAAAGGCGTGCTGGTGCAGGATGCGGCGCTGCTGGAGTCTGGTGCGGCGGTACGCACGGCAGAAGGTGGTGCGGAACACGTTAAAGCGATCAACGCTGACGATTTCCTGTCCGTGCTGGCGGAATTCCGTAACGCAGGCTACACCATCGTGACTACCTCCAGCCATAAAGGTACAGCATTGTCGCAAGCAACGCTTCCGGCGAAAACTGTGATCGTGTTGGGTCAGGAAGGTGATGGCCTGTCGGATAGCGCCTGGCAACAAGGGGACGTAAAAGTCTCTATCGGCGGTACTGGTAAGGTTGAAAGTCTGAACATTTCAGTCGCAACGGGCATTTTGCTGTCCGAGTGGTGGCGACAGAACCAAGCTTGA
- a CDS encoding DUF3574 domain-containing protein, producing MKQKKQKVIAVSLLLGALLAGGCSSLPRSSTAIAAVPTADTCQIGDKQVQTTLYFGLNRPAGPAISDAEWNAFLDGEVTPRFKEGLTVFDAKGQWLGNNGRIARENSKALMLIHGADKERDIEALRTTYKSRFAQESVMRIDAPVCVAF from the coding sequence ATGAAGCAGAAAAAGCAGAAAGTTATTGCGGTATCGTTACTGTTGGGCGCATTGCTGGCAGGCGGTTGCAGTTCGCTGCCGCGCTCATCCACTGCTATTGCCGCTGTACCAACCGCTGATACGTGCCAGATTGGCGACAAGCAGGTACAGACTACGCTGTATTTTGGTTTGAATCGTCCTGCTGGCCCGGCGATTTCTGATGCTGAGTGGAATGCGTTTTTGGACGGTGAGGTTACGCCACGCTTTAAAGAAGGGCTGACGGTGTTTGATGCCAAAGGACAGTGGCTGGGCAACAATGGACGGATTGCCAGAGAGAACAGCAAGGCGCTGATGCTGATTCATGGCGCTGATAAAGAGCGTGATATTGAAGCGTTGCGTACTACCTACAAATCACGTTTCGCGCAGGAATCCGTCATGCGGATTGATGCCCCCGTCTGCGTCGCGTTCTGA
- the emrB gene encoding multidrug efflux MFS transporter permease subunit EmrB: protein MQRKPLKGASLAWMTVALSLATFMQVLDSTIANVAIPTIAGNLGASNSQGTWVITSFGVANAISIPITGWLAKRFGEVRLFLWSTALFALTSWLCGMSTSLEMLIFARVLQGIVAGPLIPLSQSLLLSNYPPAKRSIALALWSMTVVVAPICGPILGGWISDNYHWGWIFFINVPLGIAVVFIALQTLRGRETKTEIKPIDTIGLALLVVGIGSLQMMLDRGKELDWFNSTEIITLTVVAVIAITFLIVWELTDDHPVVDLSLFKSRNFTIGCLCISLAYMFYFGAIVLLPQLLQEVYGYTATWAGLASAPVGLMPVVLSPIIGRFAPRLDMRKLVTFSFIMYAVCFYWRAYTFEPGMDFGASAWPQFVQGFAVACFFMPLTTITLSGLPPERLAAASSLSNFARTLAGSIGTSLTTTLWTQRESLHHAHLTESITPYNPIAQETYQQLQAMGMSQTQASAYIAEQITAQGLIISANEIFWAAAAVFLVLLVLVWFAKPPFTTGGGGGGAH, encoded by the coding sequence GTGCAGAGAAAACCGCTTAAAGGCGCGAGTCTGGCCTGGATGACCGTTGCGCTATCGCTGGCAACGTTCATGCAGGTGCTGGACTCCACCATCGCCAACGTCGCTATTCCGACCATCGCCGGTAATCTGGGTGCGTCCAACTCGCAGGGAACGTGGGTCATCACCTCGTTCGGGGTCGCTAATGCTATCTCTATTCCTATCACCGGCTGGCTGGCTAAACGGTTCGGTGAAGTCCGTCTTTTTCTATGGTCAACGGCGCTCTTCGCCCTGACGTCCTGGCTATGTGGTATGTCCACCAGCCTGGAAATGCTGATTTTCGCCCGCGTGTTGCAGGGGATCGTCGCCGGGCCGCTCATTCCGCTCTCACAGAGCCTGTTGTTAAGCAATTATCCTCCCGCGAAACGCAGCATCGCTCTGGCGCTGTGGTCAATGACCGTGGTCGTCGCACCGATCTGCGGCCCGATTTTGGGCGGCTGGATTAGCGATAACTACCACTGGGGCTGGATATTCTTCATCAACGTCCCACTCGGTATCGCCGTGGTATTTATTGCGTTGCAAACGCTGCGCGGGCGAGAAACCAAAACGGAAATCAAGCCCATCGATACCATCGGGCTGGCGTTGTTGGTCGTTGGCATCGGCAGCCTTCAGATGATGCTAGACCGGGGCAAAGAGCTGGACTGGTTTAACTCGACGGAAATCATCACCCTCACCGTGGTGGCGGTAATTGCGATAACGTTCCTGATTGTCTGGGAACTGACGGACGACCACCCGGTGGTGGATTTGTCCCTATTTAAGTCGCGAAACTTCACCATCGGCTGTCTGTGTATCAGCCTCGCCTATATGTTTTACTTCGGGGCGATCGTGCTCTTGCCGCAACTATTGCAGGAGGTGTATGGCTATACCGCCACCTGGGCAGGGCTGGCATCCGCCCCCGTTGGGCTAATGCCGGTGGTGCTGTCGCCGATCATCGGTCGGTTCGCGCCGCGTCTGGATATGCGCAAGCTGGTAACGTTCAGCTTTATTATGTACGCAGTTTGTTTTTACTGGCGTGCGTACACCTTCGAGCCGGGCATGGATTTCGGCGCGTCGGCCTGGCCGCAGTTCGTACAGGGGTTTGCCGTCGCCTGCTTCTTCATGCCGCTGACGACCATCACGCTGTCGGGTCTTCCGCCTGAACGTTTGGCGGCGGCATCGAGTCTGTCGAACTTTGCCCGAACGTTGGCGGGGTCGATCGGGACATCGCTGACCACCACGCTCTGGACGCAGCGAGAGTCGCTGCACCATGCACACCTGACGGAATCTATCACGCCATATAATCCGATAGCGCAGGAAACGTACCAGCAGCTTCAGGCTATGGGGATGAGTCAAACACAGGCATCGGCCTATATCGCAGAGCAGATTACGGCGCAGGGGCTGATTATTTCTGCTAACGAGATCTTCTGGGCCGCCGCAGCCGTATTTCTGGTATTGCTGGTGCTGGTCTGGTTTGCTAAACCGCCCTTTACCACCGGCGGTGGAGGCGGTGGCGCACACTAA
- the emrA gene encoding multidrug efflux MFS transporter periplasmic adaptor subunit EmrA, whose protein sequence is MSESVENQVPQTPQRNKKQQRKRVLSLLTFIFVALGCAWLVYWFLVLRHHQSTDDAYIAGNQIQIMAQVTGSVTHVNVDNTDFVKQGQVLVELDPTDAQQAFERAKTALANSVRQTHQLIINSKQYQANIELRQTELNKAQSDLSRREALGSANAIGREEVQHARDAVATAKAALEVARQQYQANQAMILDTPLEKQPAIQQASVEMRDAWLALQRTKIVSPIDGYISRRSVQIGARISSTSALMAVVPANHLWVDANFKETQLANMRIGQPATVIADIYGDDVVYQGKVVGLDMGTGSAFSLLPAQNATGNWIKVVQRLPVRIEIDPKQVAEHPLRIGLSALVNVDTANTEGSALAETSRTTPAYQSDALTLDLAPVNQDISAIIQANAG, encoded by the coding sequence ATGAGTGAAAGTGTGGAAAATCAGGTGCCGCAGACGCCGCAAAGAAACAAGAAACAGCAGCGGAAGCGAGTGTTATCGCTGCTGACATTTATTTTCGTCGCGCTGGGCTGTGCTTGGCTAGTTTACTGGTTTCTGGTGCTCAGACATCACCAAAGCACTGACGATGCCTACATCGCAGGCAACCAGATTCAGATAATGGCACAGGTTACAGGCAGCGTGACGCATGTGAACGTCGACAATACCGACTTTGTTAAGCAGGGACAGGTGTTGGTGGAGTTGGATCCTACCGATGCCCAGCAGGCATTCGAGCGCGCGAAAACCGCATTGGCTAACAGCGTGCGCCAAACGCATCAGTTGATTATCAACAGCAAACAATATCAGGCCAACATCGAGCTGCGTCAGACTGAACTGAACAAGGCGCAAAGTGACTTAAGCCGCCGTGAAGCCCTGGGCAGCGCGAATGCTATCGGGCGTGAAGAAGTACAGCATGCTCGCGATGCCGTCGCGACCGCCAAAGCGGCGCTGGAAGTTGCCAGACAACAATATCAAGCGAATCAGGCGATGATTCTGGATACGCCGCTGGAGAAGCAACCCGCCATACAGCAAGCCTCTGTAGAAATGCGCGATGCCTGGTTGGCGCTACAACGCACTAAAATCGTCAGCCCGATTGACGGCTACATCTCACGCCGCAGCGTGCAGATTGGCGCTCGCATCTCCTCAACCTCAGCGCTGATGGCGGTGGTTCCCGCCAATCACCTGTGGGTCGATGCTAACTTCAAAGAGACGCAGTTAGCCAATATGCGCATCGGCCAGCCCGCTACCGTGATCGCAGATATCTACGGTGACGATGTCGTGTATCAGGGAAAAGTGGTCGGCCTCGATATGGGAACCGGTAGCGCGTTTTCTCTGCTGCCTGCCCAGAACGCGACAGGAAACTGGATTAAAGTCGTCCAGCGCCTGCCTGTGCGTATTGAGATCGATCCGAAGCAGGTTGCCGAACATCCGTTGCGCATCGGCCTGTCAGCGTTAGTGAATGTCGATACCGCCAATACAGAAGGCAGCGCATTAGCAGAAACATCACGCACCACGCCAGCTTACCAAAGTGATGCACTGACGCTGGATCTCGCCCCCGTTAACCAAGACATTAGCGCCATTATTCAGGCCAATGCCGGTTAA
- the mprA gene encoding transcriptional repressor MprA, giving the protein MDSSFTPIEQMLDLRASRKPGFPRQEVLLLRLFMHVQGKILENRNRMLKDQGINETLFMALLTLESQESYSIQPSELSAALGSSRTNATRIADDLEKRGWIERRESSSDRRCLHLHLTEEGKAFLGQLIPPQHSSLHVLCSALESGEKKQLETLMRKLLVRLDEMDDFDNV; this is encoded by the coding sequence ATGGACAGTTCATTCACTCCTATAGAACAAATGCTCGATCTGCGTGCTTCACGCAAACCCGGTTTCCCACGTCAGGAAGTCTTGCTACTGCGTCTATTCATGCATGTTCAAGGCAAAATCCTGGAAAATAGAAACAGAATGCTGAAAGATCAGGGCATCAATGAAACCCTTTTCATGGCATTGCTGACGCTGGAATCTCAAGAGTCTTACAGTATTCAGCCGTCCGAACTCAGTGCCGCACTGGGGTCGTCACGTACCAATGCAACACGCATCGCTGACGATCTGGAGAAAAGAGGCTGGATAGAGCGGCGCGAAAGCAGCAGTGACAGACGCTGCCTGCATCTGCATCTAACAGAAGAAGGCAAAGCCTTTCTTGGTCAATTGATTCCACCACAGCACAGCAGCCTCCACGTTCTTTGTTCAGCACTTGAATCCGGCGAGAAAAAACAGCTTGAAACGCTGATGAGAAAGCTCTTGGTTCGGCTGGATGAAATGGACGATTTCGACAACGTATAG
- the ygaH gene encoding L-valine transporter subunit YgaH produces MSTEVVLIGLIVGLVNYLFRYLPLRLSASRASGSLQRGKKALLLDSIGIASICALLIVSSVPDILVHHEKLLPTLAGFITLTACFYKTRSIVLSTLLGALCYGIAFKLL; encoded by the coding sequence ATGAGTACAGAAGTCGTTCTTATTGGGCTGATTGTGGGGCTGGTGAACTATCTCTTTCGCTATCTACCTCTGAGACTCAGCGCCTCACGCGCCTCCGGTTCGCTGCAACGCGGCAAAAAAGCCCTGTTGCTTGATAGCATCGGCATTGCTTCCATCTGTGCGCTGCTGATCGTTTCCAGCGTGCCGGATATTCTCGTGCATCACGAAAAGCTACTGCCAACACTGGCGGGTTTTATTACGCTGACAGCCTGCTTTTATAAAACCCGTAGTATCGTTTTGTCGACGTTACTGGGAGCACTCTGCTACGGCATTGCTTTCAAATTGCTCTGA
- a CDS encoding AzlC family ABC transporter permease, producing MNTLTTATPKKPASFSEGVFDSVPIVIGYMPVAFAFGMNAVKLGFTPLEGIFLSCIIYAGASQFVITALLSAGMSIWVAALTVMAMDVRHVLYGPALRHRITQRLPTRKTALWAFGLTDEVFAAAATRLAKDNRRWSEEWMMGVSLLAWLSWVLGTVIGAVFGNGPLDDYPAVEAALSFMLPALFLSFLLASFKRKQSLVVACALGGALLGLLLSSIPAAILLGILSGCLASLVNTATPQVNT from the coding sequence GTGAATACATTAACCACCGCTACACCGAAAAAGCCGGCGTCTTTTAGCGAAGGCGTATTTGATAGTGTGCCAATTGTTATCGGCTATATGCCTGTAGCATTCGCATTTGGCATGAATGCCGTCAAATTAGGGTTTACTCCGCTGGAAGGCATTTTTCTTTCGTGCATCATTTACGCGGGTGCCAGCCAGTTCGTCATCACCGCGTTGCTCAGCGCAGGTATGTCCATCTGGGTAGCAGCGTTGACCGTCATGGCGATGGATGTTCGCCATGTGCTATATGGGCCCGCACTGCGGCATCGCATTACACAGCGGCTGCCGACCCGGAAAACCGCACTGTGGGCGTTCGGCTTGACGGACGAAGTGTTTGCGGCAGCAGCTACTCGATTGGCGAAAGATAACCGACGTTGGTCAGAAGAGTGGATGATGGGCGTATCGCTTTTAGCCTGGCTCTCCTGGGTGCTCGGCACGGTGATCGGTGCCGTGTTTGGTAACGGCCCATTGGATGACTACCCTGCCGTCGAAGCCGCGCTATCGTTCATGCTACCCGCGCTTTTCCTGAGCTTTTTGCTCGCCTCTTTCAAGCGAAAACAGAGTCTGGTTGTCGCCTGCGCACTGGGCGGAGCGCTGCTTGGACTGCTGCTTTCCTCCATCCCGGCCGCCATACTGCTCGGTATTCTCAGCGGCTGTTTGGCGTCGCTGGTTAACACCGCCACACCGCAGGTGAACACATGA
- a CDS encoding MFS transporter, with product MPLQQQSASSTQQPGLSLSLTLIMSIATGLAVASNYYAQPLLETIARVFALSVNQAGFIVTAAQLGYAVGLLFLVPLGDMFERRTLIVGMTLLAAGGMLITASAPTLWIMIAGTALTGLFSVVAQLLVPLAATLATPETRGKVVGTIMSGLLLGILLARTVAGALASLGDWRTVYWVASTLMVIMALILWRALPRIPQQNTLNYPQLLTSIFRLFSTTPMLRTRAILGCLSFANFSILWTSMAFLLASPPYGYSEGVIGLFGLVGAAGALAASRAGRLVDQGKAKPTTSVGIILLLLSWGFIALGIHSVAALLIGIIVLDLAVQGVHVTNQSVIYRMMPEARNRLTAGYMTSYFIGGALGSLLSASAYQQWGWLGVCAAGGIISLLNLLVWWRSHHHETQEAMAAP from the coding sequence ATGCCTCTTCAGCAACAATCTGCATCCTCTACACAACAACCAGGGCTTAGCCTGTCTTTGACCCTGATTATGTCTATTGCGACTGGCCTTGCCGTCGCCAGTAACTATTATGCCCAACCGCTGCTGGAGACGATTGCCAGAGTCTTTGCGCTTTCCGTTAATCAGGCGGGATTCATTGTCACCGCCGCACAGTTGGGTTATGCCGTTGGCCTGCTGTTTTTAGTGCCGCTGGGGGACATGTTTGAACGCCGAACGCTGATTGTCGGCATGACGCTGCTCGCCGCAGGCGGGATGCTGATCACCGCTTCCGCGCCCACACTTTGGATCATGATTGCTGGCACCGCGTTAACTGGCTTGTTCTCCGTTGTCGCGCAGTTGCTGGTTCCTCTTGCCGCCACGCTGGCAACGCCAGAAACGCGCGGTAAGGTCGTCGGCACGATTATGAGCGGCCTGCTGCTGGGGATTCTGCTGGCGCGTACCGTCGCGGGTGCGCTGGCTTCACTCGGTGACTGGCGCACCGTTTACTGGGTTGCCAGCACGCTGATGGTCATCATGGCGCTGATTCTGTGGCGGGCGTTGCCGCGTATTCCTCAGCAAAACACGCTGAACTACCCGCAACTGCTTACTTCCATATTTCGTCTGTTTTCCACCACGCCGATGTTGCGTACACGCGCCATTTTGGGCTGTTTGTCCTTTGCCAACTTCAGCATTCTATGGACCTCGATGGCATTCCTGCTGGCCTCGCCGCCCTACGGTTATTCCGAAGGTGTTATCGGCCTGTTCGGGTTGGTTGGCGCAGCGGGCGCATTAGCAGCATCGCGCGCGGGGCGTCTGGTCGATCAGGGCAAAGCCAAGCCGACCACCAGCGTTGGGATTATCCTGCTTTTGCTGTCGTGGGGCTTTATTGCGCTCGGTATTCATTCCGTGGCGGCGCTGCTCATTGGCATCATCGTGCTGGACCTGGCGGTTCAGGGCGTGCACGTCACCAACCAGAGTGTGATCTACCGTATGATGCCGGAAGCGCGTAATCGCCTGACGGCAGGCTACATGACCAGCTATTTCATCGGCGGCGCATTGGGATCGCTTCTCTCCGCATCGGCCTATCAGCAGTGGGGCTGGCTGGGCGTATGTGCCGCTGGCGGCATTATCAGCCTGTTGAACCTGCTGGTGTGGTGGCGCAGCCATCATCACGAGACGCAGGAAGCAATGGCGGCGCCGTAG
- a CDS encoding lactonase family protein has translation MFKHYQVFKKNSIAMLMGCALLPAAALWSMGAQAVTAVYVSAATDGAIDAYTLNTQSGELTATGKVAAGAKVMPMVISPDKSFLYAATRGIPYSAVSYKIDAKSGVLSPLGKAELPDSMAYISTDLTGKWLFSASYGGNKIAVNGIDKDGKVNASAVTVVPTGEKAHSIIADRKNKFVFASNLGSDQIVQFRFDAKTGTLTPNEPAEIKLPEGNGPRHLVFSPDNKTLYVSNELSGKVARLALNEKTGQLTLLDYTETVPADAGMRAGTIAPDKKNADSRPQIWSADLRLTPNGKFLYVSERTKSTITLLRVEPKTGQLKYITRYPTETQPRGIQIDPSGKFLIASGEKSTSLSVYRINQDNGDLVRVGQYPTGKGANWVEIVKLP, from the coding sequence ATGTTTAAGCATTATCAGGTGTTTAAGAAAAACAGCATTGCAATGCTAATGGGATGTGCACTGCTGCCAGCAGCGGCACTGTGGTCGATGGGCGCGCAGGCAGTCACGGCGGTTTACGTCTCTGCTGCCACTGACGGCGCGATCGATGCCTACACACTCAATACGCAAAGCGGCGAATTGACCGCTACCGGGAAAGTTGCTGCTGGTGCAAAAGTGATGCCGATGGTCATTAGCCCAGATAAATCATTCCTCTATGCTGCCACGCGCGGTATCCCCTACTCGGCAGTCAGCTATAAAATCGACGCCAAGAGCGGTGTACTGAGCCCGTTAGGTAAAGCGGAATTACCGGACAGCATGGCTTACATCTCTACGGATCTCACGGGAAAATGGCTGTTCAGTGCGTCGTATGGCGGCAATAAAATCGCGGTTAATGGCATTGATAAAGACGGCAAGGTCAACGCGAGTGCGGTCACTGTGGTGCCGACAGGCGAGAAAGCGCACAGCATTATTGCCGATCGCAAAAATAAGTTCGTCTTTGCCAGCAATCTCGGCAGCGACCAAATTGTACAGTTCCGGTTTGATGCGAAAACGGGCACGCTGACGCCGAATGAGCCAGCCGAAATTAAACTGCCTGAGGGGAACGGGCCGCGCCATTTGGTGTTCTCACCTGATAATAAAACGCTCTACGTGAGCAACGAATTGTCCGGCAAAGTTGCGCGTTTGGCGCTGAATGAAAAGACAGGACAGCTTACGCTGTTGGATTACACCGAGACCGTTCCGGCCGACGCAGGAATGCGAGCGGGAACAATCGCGCCGGATAAAAAGAACGCCGATAGCCGACCGCAGATCTGGAGCGCCGATTTACGCCTGACGCCAAATGGAAAATTCCTGTACGTATCGGAACGTACCAAAAGCACGATTACGCTGCTGCGGGTTGAGCCGAAAACGGGTCAGTTGAAATACATTACGCGCTATCCAACAGAAACGCAGCCACGCGGTATTCAGATCGATCCAAGCGGGAAATTCCTGATCGCCAGCGGCGAAAAATCGACATCGCTGTCGGTGTATCGCATCAATCAGGATAACGGGGATTTAGTGCGAGTCGGACAATACCCGACCGGAAAAGGCGCGAACTGGGTCGAAATCGTCAAACTGCCATAA
- the proX gene encoding glycine betaine/L-proline ABC transporter substrate-binding protein ProX, with amino-acid sequence MRNTKLWAAALTTALLSTQVYAADTAQPGKGISVIPVQSTISEETFQTLLVSRALEKLGYDVQSPREVDYNVAYTSIASGDATFIAVNWDPLHADQYKAAGGDAKFYRQGEYVSGAAQGYLIDKKTAEKYKITNIAQLKDPKIAKLFDTNGDGKADLTGCTPGWGCEAAINHHLPAYGLTNTVEHNQGNYAAMIADTITRYKEGKPILYYTWTPYWVSDVLVPGRDVVWLQVPFSSQPGEMKDVSTKLPNGADYGFPVNTMKIAANKAWAEKNPAAAKLFAIMKLPIADVNAQNLRMHEGQGSQKDIERHVDGWIKAHQQLFDGWVKTAADAAK; translated from the coding sequence ATGCGTAACACCAAACTTTGGGCCGCCGCCCTGACTACCGCACTGTTGAGTACGCAGGTTTACGCCGCTGACACCGCGCAACCGGGTAAAGGTATTTCGGTTATTCCGGTGCAAAGTACCATCTCCGAGGAAACGTTCCAGACGCTGCTGGTCAGCCGCGCGTTGGAAAAGCTCGGCTATGACGTGCAATCTCCTCGTGAAGTAGATTACAACGTCGCCTACACCTCAATCGCCTCTGGCGATGCGACGTTTATCGCGGTTAACTGGGATCCGCTACACGCCGACCAATATAAAGCTGCCGGTGGGGACGCGAAATTCTACCGTCAGGGTGAATATGTCTCCGGTGCCGCTCAGGGCTATCTGATCGACAAGAAAACGGCTGAAAAATACAAAATCACCAATATCGCGCAGCTAAAAGATCCGAAAATTGCCAAGCTGTTTGATACCAACGGCGACGGCAAAGCCGATCTGACGGGCTGTACGCCAGGCTGGGGATGTGAAGCAGCCATCAACCACCATCTTCCCGCCTATGGCTTAACCAACACGGTCGAGCATAATCAGGGTAACTATGCGGCGATGATCGCCGATACCATTACCCGTTACAAAGAAGGCAAGCCGATTCTGTACTACACGTGGACGCCGTACTGGGTCAGTGATGTGCTGGTGCCGGGACGTGACGTAGTCTGGTTGCAGGTACCTTTCTCTTCTCAACCGGGTGAAATGAAGGATGTCAGCACCAAGCTGCCAAACGGTGCCGACTATGGCTTCCCCGTTAATACGATGAAGATTGCCGCGAATAAAGCGTGGGCCGAGAAAAACCCCGCAGCGGCGAAGCTGTTCGCCATCATGAAGTTGCCGATTGCCGATGTGAATGCGCAGAATCTGCGTATGCATGAAGGTCAGGGTTCACAGAAAGATATCGAACGTCATGTTGATGGCTGGATCAAAGCCCACCAGCAATTGTTTGACGGCTGGGTGAAAACCGCCGCTGACGCAGCGAAATAA